A genomic segment from Vagococcus zengguangii encodes:
- the coaD gene encoding pantetheine-phosphate adenylyltransferase gives MNKLALFPGSFDPFTKGHLDTVERAAQMFEQVTVAIMTNTNKKSLFTKEEKLTLTQAALAHLPNVKVMASELDLTVNLARDLGATVLIRGIRNTTDYEYEKSIAHMNHDLAPEIETVFLLSPPALSQISSSLIKEITTFGGDVSAYLPTNIHQAVLSKYQQK, from the coding sequence ATGAATAAACTGGCGCTATTTCCCGGAAGTTTTGATCCATTTACGAAAGGTCATTTAGATACAGTTGAACGTGCTGCCCAGATGTTTGAACAAGTGACGGTTGCTATTATGACAAACACAAATAAAAAGTCATTATTTACTAAAGAAGAGAAATTAACGTTGACCCAAGCAGCTTTAGCTCATTTACCCAATGTGAAAGTGATGGCAAGTGAGCTTGACTTAACCGTCAATTTAGCGCGCGACTTAGGGGCAACAGTATTAATACGCGGTATTCGTAACACGACCGATTATGAGTATGAGAAAAGCATCGCGCATATGAACCATGATTTGGCTCCAGAAATTGAAACGGTATTTTTATTATCACCACCCGCTTTGAGTCAGATTAGTTCAAGTCTAATTAAAGAAATCACAACGTTTGGTGGCGATGTTTCGGCTTATTTACCAACTAATATTCATCAAGCCGTCTTGAGTAAATATCAACAAAAATAA
- a CDS encoding SepM family pheromone-processing serine protease, with the protein MNQRRKSKTPLFFCIIIACLVMMIGLFLPLPYYIEMPGSAEDVQQFVTIDGKKNENTGAYLLTTVGIRQASPVTLLAAKFNEFQEIETKEELFGDNNSDEYDVIGQLQMTSSENMAKKVALDLAKEPYEFVYEGVFVHSVVEGSDFEGKLQVGDVVYQVDDQAFESSEQFMDYVKNKKLGETVTLKIKRDDQEKNVSGKLIKLEETNKVGIGITLSDKTSLKSERNIDFDVDGIGGPSAGLMFTLEIYEGLIDKSLRNGHVIAGTGEIRSNGDVGMIGGIDKKIVAADKAGAEFFFAPSEDYSDEVLKENPELKNNYQVAKETAEKIKTKIKIIPVKNVEDALAFLKTLE; encoded by the coding sequence ATGAATCAACGAAGAAAATCGAAAACACCATTATTTTTTTGTATTATTATCGCGTGCTTAGTCATGATGATAGGACTATTTTTGCCATTACCTTATTATATTGAAATGCCAGGTAGTGCGGAAGATGTCCAACAATTTGTGACTATCGATGGTAAAAAGAATGAAAATACTGGCGCTTATTTATTAACCACAGTCGGCATTCGTCAAGCCTCGCCAGTGACGTTATTGGCAGCCAAGTTCAATGAGTTTCAAGAAATCGAGACGAAGGAAGAACTGTTTGGAGATAATAACAGTGATGAATATGATGTGATTGGTCAACTCCAAATGACCTCATCTGAGAATATGGCAAAAAAAGTGGCTCTTGATTTAGCTAAAGAACCGTATGAATTTGTCTATGAGGGGGTCTTCGTCCATTCGGTGGTGGAGGGTTCAGATTTTGAAGGTAAACTACAAGTTGGTGATGTGGTCTATCAAGTAGATGACCAAGCCTTCGAATCGTCAGAACAATTTATGGACTATGTAAAAAATAAAAAGCTTGGTGAGACAGTGACGTTAAAAATTAAACGTGATGATCAAGAAAAAAACGTCTCAGGAAAATTAATTAAATTAGAAGAAACAAACAAAGTTGGAATTGGCATTACGCTGTCTGATAAAACAAGCTTAAAATCTGAACGAAACATTGATTTTGATGTAGACGGTATTGGTGGTCCTTCGGCGGGCCTAATGTTTACCTTAGAAATTTATGAAGGCCTAATAGATAAATCACTTCGAAATGGTCACGTGATTGCTGGGACAGGTGAAATTCGTAGTAATGGCGATGTCGGCATGATTGGTGGCATTGATAAGAAAATTGTGGCGGCTGACAAAGCGGGAGCAGAATTCTTTTTTGCACCAAGTGAGGATTATTCTGATGAAGTCTTAAAAGAAAATCCAGAGTTAAAAAACAATTATCAAGTCGCTAAAGAAACAGCTGAAAAAATTAAAACAAAGATAAAAATCATCCCGGTTAAAAATGTTGAAGACGCGCTTGCATTTTTGAAAACACTTGAATAG
- a CDS encoding YlbF family regulator: protein MIYTEETILVEEKTQVLIEAITQSATLSKLVDHRITIECSEEIKQKVNHFVQAKNAFEQVEAYGKFAPDYTEKRRAMRKMKRALDTDEAVMNYRMCESDLQETLDLVSYQLAQIVSPDIKIDAGNPFFEFAQRGCGGSCHVG from the coding sequence ATGATTTATACAGAAGAAACGATTCTAGTTGAAGAAAAAACGCAAGTATTAATAGAAGCTATTACTCAAAGTGCGACCTTATCAAAATTAGTGGATCATCGAATCACTATCGAATGTTCTGAAGAAATAAAGCAAAAAGTCAATCATTTCGTGCAAGCAAAAAACGCCTTTGAGCAAGTTGAAGCTTATGGGAAATTTGCCCCTGATTATACAGAGAAACGTCGTGCAATGCGCAAAATGAAACGTGCGCTTGATACAGATGAAGCTGTGATGAATTATCGTATGTGTGAAAGTGATTTACAAGAAACGCTTGATTTGGTCTCATATCAGTTAGCGCAAATTGTCTCACCAGATATTAAGATTGATGCAGGAAATCCGTTCTTTGAGTTTGCTCAAAGAGGATGTGGAGGAAGTTGTCATGTTGGATGA
- a CDS encoding superoxide dismutase yields the protein MTYQLPELPYAYDALEPHIDELTMHLHHDKHHNTYVTNLNAAIEKYPELAEKSIDELVADLANVPADIQTAVRNNGGGHANHTFFWEIMGPNGGGEPTGEIKEAIDAKFGSYEAFQAEFTAAATGRFGSGWAWLVVNNGELEVMSTANQDSPLSEGKTPVLGIDVWEHAYYKKYSNVRPDYIKAFFNVINWDEVNKRYAAAK from the coding sequence ATGACATACCAATTACCAGAACTACCATATGCATATGATGCATTAGAACCACATATTGATGAATTAACGATGCATTTACATCACGATAAACACCATAACACATACGTTACTAACTTAAACGCAGCAATCGAAAAATATCCAGAATTAGCTGAAAAATCAATCGACGAATTAGTCGCTGACTTAGCTAACGTACCTGCTGATATCCAAACAGCTGTACGTAACAACGGTGGTGGCCATGCCAACCATACTTTCTTCTGGGAAATTATGGGACCAAACGGTGGTGGTGAACCAACTGGCGAAATTAAAGAAGCAATCGACGCTAAATTTGGTAGCTATGAAGCTTTCCAAGCAGAATTTACTGCAGCAGCAACTGGCCGTTTCGGTTCAGGATGGGCATGGTTAGTTGTAAATAACGGCGAATTAGAAGTTATGTCAACTGCTAACCAAGACTCACCTTTATCAGAAGGTAAAACACCTGTATTAGGTATCGATGTTTGGGAACATGCTTACTACAAAAAATATAGTAACGTGCGTCCTGATTACATTAAAGCATTCTTTAATGTTATTAACTGGGATGAAGTTAACAAACGTTACGCAGCTGCAAAATAA
- a CDS encoding pyruvate carboxylase, whose amino-acid sequence MKKVLVANRGEIAIRIFRACTELGIPTVGIYAIEDEESIHRFKADEAYVVGEGKKPIDAYLDIEDIIRIAKETGADAIHPGYGLLSENLTFAMRCEAEGIKFIGPSTEHLDMFGDKIKAKEAAISAGLQSIPGSDGPVTSVDDVYAFGQAYGYPVMIKAALGGGGRGMRIVQSEEEVADAFHRASSEAKAAFGSDEVYVEKYIQNPKHIEVQILGDEHGNVVHLFERDCSIQRRHQKVVEIAPCISLPLALRQEICDAAVQLMKHVAYYNAGTVEFLVEGDKFYFIEVNPRVQVEHTITEMITDIDIVVSQIEIAQGKSLAEIGIPEQADLTFRGAAIQCRITTEDPSNDFMPDTGKIDTYRSPGGMGIRLDVGNAYAGAEVTPYFDSLLVKVCTYGNTFNKAVSTMQRALKEFRIRGVKTNIRFLENVLAHDSFQSGEFNTTFIDTTPELFDFPRVSDRSNKMLKYIGEVTINGFPGINEERKPAFEKPKEVFIQSTRNIPVTAKTILDTQGAEAVSEWVKNQDALLLTDTTFRDAHQSLLATRVRTKDLVGIARQSELAMPHLFSSEMWGGATFDVAYRFLNEDPWERLKLIREAMPNTLLQMLFRGSNAVGYQNYPDNVIEGFIKQAAQNGVDVFRIFDSLNWLPQMEKSIQAVRDNGKIAEGTICYTGDVLSTTRTKYDINYYVEMALELEKMGAHIIGIKDMAGLLKPQAAYHLISALKDKVSLPIHLHTHDTSGNGIITYSAATRAGVDIVDVAISSLSGNTSQPSMGSLYYALGEGERTPAINMKNVQQINHYWESVRRYYAPFENGMNAPHTEVYQHEMPGGQYSNLQQQAKAVGLEDRWYEVKQVYADVNQMFGDIVKVTPSSKVVGDMALFMIQNNLTEELIYEKGDTLSFPDSVVSFFQGDLGQPTGGFPPQLKEVILQGKPSIEVRPGSLAKPIDFDETKMELAKLIGYEPSQEEVLSYIMYPQVFLDYRKMNDQFGEVTILDTPTFFYGMRLNETINIELSKGKVFKVRLDEIGEPDLEGNRTLFFNFNGQRREIVINDTHVKSQVVLKAKAEPTNKQHIGATMPGSVLEVLVTKGESVTKGQTLMVTEAMKMETSLQAPFDGVITAVHAQAGEPIRTGDLLIEISPK is encoded by the coding sequence ATGAAAAAAGTGTTAGTAGCAAATCGTGGAGAGATCGCGATTAGAATTTTCCGTGCATGTACGGAATTAGGTATTCCCACTGTAGGAATTTATGCGATAGAAGATGAAGAATCTATTCACCGTTTTAAAGCTGATGAAGCCTACGTAGTTGGAGAAGGCAAAAAGCCGATTGATGCCTATTTAGATATCGAAGACATTATTCGCATCGCTAAAGAAACAGGAGCTGATGCGATTCATCCTGGTTATGGTTTATTATCTGAAAATCTAACATTTGCCATGCGTTGTGAAGCAGAAGGAATTAAATTTATTGGTCCTTCAACGGAACATTTAGATATGTTCGGTGATAAAATTAAAGCCAAAGAAGCGGCCATTAGTGCCGGCTTACAATCAATTCCAGGTTCAGATGGCCCCGTTACATCAGTTGATGATGTCTATGCGTTTGGTCAAGCCTATGGTTATCCGGTAATGATTAAAGCAGCGCTCGGTGGGGGTGGTCGTGGTATGCGAATTGTGCAATCCGAAGAGGAAGTAGCCGACGCTTTCCACCGTGCAAGTAGTGAAGCAAAAGCAGCTTTCGGTAGTGATGAAGTATATGTTGAAAAATATATTCAAAACCCTAAACATATTGAAGTTCAAATCTTAGGTGACGAGCACGGTAATGTCGTTCATTTATTTGAACGCGACTGTTCGATTCAACGTCGTCATCAAAAAGTTGTTGAAATTGCCCCATGTATTTCTTTACCACTAGCACTTCGTCAAGAAATTTGTGACGCAGCCGTTCAGTTGATGAAACATGTGGCGTATTATAATGCCGGGACTGTCGAGTTTTTAGTCGAGGGTGACAAGTTTTACTTTATCGAGGTCAATCCGCGCGTCCAAGTTGAGCATACGATTACTGAAATGATTACTGATATTGATATTGTAGTGTCACAAATCGAAATTGCTCAAGGAAAATCATTAGCTGAAATAGGTATTCCTGAACAAGCCGATTTAACGTTTAGAGGGGCGGCGATTCAATGTCGTATCACAACGGAAGACCCAAGTAACGACTTCATGCCAGATACGGGTAAAATTGATACGTACCGTTCACCAGGTGGAATGGGCATTCGTTTAGATGTTGGGAACGCTTATGCTGGTGCTGAGGTTACACCTTATTTTGACTCGTTATTGGTTAAAGTATGTACATATGGGAATACCTTCAACAAAGCTGTTTCAACCATGCAACGTGCTTTGAAAGAATTCCGAATTCGAGGTGTTAAAACGAATATCCGTTTCTTAGAAAACGTCTTAGCTCACGACTCATTCCAAAGTGGTGAGTTTAATACAACCTTTATTGATACAACACCTGAGTTATTTGATTTTCCACGTGTTTCAGATCGCAGTAATAAAATGTTGAAGTATATTGGTGAAGTGACAATTAATGGCTTCCCTGGTATTAATGAAGAGCGAAAACCAGCCTTTGAAAAACCTAAAGAAGTCTTTATTCAATCCACACGAAATATTCCGGTTACGGCAAAGACTATTTTAGATACACAAGGTGCCGAAGCTGTTAGTGAGTGGGTCAAAAATCAAGATGCGTTGTTATTAACTGATACAACGTTTAGAGATGCTCATCAAAGTTTATTAGCAACACGTGTGCGTACTAAGGATCTAGTAGGTATTGCTCGTCAAAGTGAATTAGCAATGCCGCATCTTTTTTCAAGTGAGATGTGGGGCGGCGCGACGTTTGATGTGGCCTATCGTTTCTTAAACGAGGATCCGTGGGAACGTTTGAAACTCATTCGTGAAGCAATGCCTAATACATTGTTACAAATGTTATTCCGTGGTTCAAATGCTGTCGGTTACCAAAACTATCCAGACAATGTGATTGAAGGATTTATTAAACAAGCCGCTCAAAATGGTGTGGATGTCTTCAGAATATTTGATAGCTTAAACTGGTTACCGCAAATGGAGAAAAGTATTCAAGCTGTTCGAGATAACGGGAAAATTGCCGAAGGAACCATTTGTTACACAGGTGATGTTTTATCAACAACGAGAACCAAATATGATATTAATTACTATGTTGAAATGGCTTTAGAATTGGAAAAAATGGGCGCGCATATTATCGGAATAAAAGATATGGCGGGGTTATTGAAACCACAAGCAGCCTATCATCTAATTAGTGCCTTGAAAGATAAGGTTTCATTACCAATTCATTTGCATACACATGATACAAGTGGTAATGGAATTATTACTTACTCAGCTGCTACACGTGCTGGTGTCGATATTGTCGATGTGGCTATCAGCTCATTAAGTGGTAATACGAGCCAACCAAGTATGGGAAGTTTGTACTATGCCCTAGGTGAAGGTGAGCGTACGCCAGCTATTAATATGAAAAATGTTCAACAAATTAATCATTATTGGGAAAGTGTTCGTCGTTATTATGCTCCGTTTGAAAACGGCATGAACGCACCACATACGGAAGTCTATCAACACGAAATGCCAGGTGGTCAATATTCTAACTTGCAACAACAAGCCAAAGCGGTTGGATTAGAAGATCGTTGGTATGAAGTGAAACAAGTTTACGCAGATGTTAACCAAATGTTTGGAGATATTGTGAAAGTGACACCTTCTTCAAAAGTAGTCGGCGATATGGCGTTATTTATGATTCAAAACAATTTAACTGAAGAATTAATTTACGAAAAAGGCGATACCTTGAGTTTCCCTGATTCAGTTGTGAGTTTCTTTCAAGGTGATTTAGGACAGCCAACGGGAGGCTTCCCACCGCAACTTAAAGAGGTTATTTTACAAGGAAAACCATCGATTGAAGTACGTCCTGGTAGCTTAGCAAAACCGATTGATTTTGACGAAACGAAAATGGAATTAGCTAAATTAATTGGCTATGAACCATCGCAAGAAGAAGTGTTAAGTTATATTATGTACCCGCAAGTTTTTCTAGATTATCGTAAAATGAACGACCAATTTGGTGAAGTAACTATCTTAGATACACCAACGTTCTTCTATGGCATGCGTCTAAATGAAACGATTAATATTGAATTATCAAAAGGAAAAGTATTCAAAGTTCGCTTAGATGAAATTGGAGAACCTGATTTAGAAGGTAACCGTACATTATTCTTTAATTTCAATGGTCAACGTCGAGAAATTGTTATAAATGACACGCATGTGAAGTCACAAGTTGTTTTAAAAGCGAAAGCTGAACCAACGAATAAACAACATATTGGGGCAACTATGCCAGGTTCTGTATTAGAGGTACTTGTTACAAAAGGCGAGTCTGTTACAAAAGGTCAAACCTTAATGGTTACGGAGGCAATGAAGATGGAAACGAGCCTACAAGCGCCATTTGACGGTGTCATTACTGCGGTTCATGCGCAAGCTGGTGAACCAATTAGAACAGGTGATTTATTAATTGAAATTAGTCCTAAATAA
- a CDS encoding FtsW/RodA/SpoVE family cell cycle protein: MVNKPKKRYFLDYGILIPYIALSIIGVVMVYSATAYRLINAGANEFSGGIKQAAFFIVGLILIYIIYHMKIDFLRNKRVINISLAAIIGMLMLTLIIGTALGGAKGWITVAGVQIQPVEFLKIIVIWYLSNVVASRQAEIQRSFTQSFFGPMIAIGISVFLLLLQPDTGGAAIVVLLTLVMLLASGISYWYGIAVTGGGVALSVIAIEFVTLIGKYFLPEYIVNRFLVFRNPFIDPYASGMQMIQSYYAMFNGGLFGRGLGNSIQKKGFLPVAESDFIFSIIIEELGLIAAIIILCILLFLILRILAVGISATSTFNSMMCIGISAMMLIQTFINVGGITGLIPMTGVTFPFISQGGSSFIALSIGVGLALNIRADELRKKHQRHIEAL; encoded by the coding sequence GTGGTAAATAAGCCAAAGAAACGTTATTTTTTAGATTACGGAATTTTAATTCCGTACATTGCTTTGTCAATCATCGGGGTTGTGATGGTTTATAGCGCAACTGCTTATCGTTTAATTAATGCAGGTGCTAATGAGTTTAGTGGGGGAATAAAACAGGCGGCGTTTTTTATCGTCGGGTTGATTTTAATTTATATCATTTACCACATGAAAATTGATTTTTTACGTAACAAGCGAGTCATTAATATTAGTTTAGCCGCGATTATTGGGATGCTAATGTTAACGCTTATTATCGGAACGGCGTTAGGGGGAGCTAAGGGTTGGATTACTGTAGCGGGTGTTCAAATTCAACCGGTTGAATTCTTAAAAATTATCGTCATTTGGTATTTATCCAATGTCGTAGCCTCGCGTCAAGCAGAAATTCAAAGAAGCTTTACACAGTCATTCTTTGGTCCGATGATTGCGATTGGCATTAGTGTTTTTCTATTGCTATTACAGCCAGATACTGGTGGTGCAGCTATTGTAGTCTTACTGACATTGGTTATGTTATTAGCGAGTGGTATCAGTTATTGGTACGGTATCGCTGTAACGGGTGGCGGTGTAGCACTAAGTGTGATTGCTATCGAGTTTGTGACGTTAATTGGGAAATATTTTTTACCAGAATATATCGTTAACCGTTTCTTAGTTTTTAGAAATCCATTTATCGATCCCTACGCTTCAGGGATGCAGATGATTCAATCGTATTATGCGATGTTTAATGGTGGTCTTTTTGGACGTGGATTAGGGAATAGCATCCAGAAAAAAGGCTTCCTACCTGTTGCCGAATCAGATTTTATTTTTTCAATTATTATTGAAGAGTTAGGCTTAATTGCGGCAATTATCATTTTATGTATCTTGCTGTTTTTAATTTTACGTATTTTAGCCGTCGGAATTAGTGCCACAAGTACATTTAATTCTATGATGTGTATCGGAATTAGTGCGATGATGTTGATTCAAACGTTTATCAATGTCGGTGGTATTACCGGTTTAATTCCCATGACTGGTGTAACATTTCCCTTTATAAGTCAAGGGGGATCAAGTTTTATTGCTCTATCAATTGGCGTTGGATTAGCACTAAATATTCGCGCTGATGAATTACGAAAAAAACATCAACGTCATATCGAAGCATTATAG
- the rsmD gene encoding 16S rRNA (guanine(966)-N(2))-methyltransferase RsmD — protein MRIVAGEYGGRRLKTLSGDNTRPTSDKIKGAMFNMLGQYFDGGIVLDLFAGSGNLSLEALSRGCDHAYCIDKNFQAISIIKENVGLVKAEKHVTIMKKSAEAALQEFAAKQQVFDLVFLDPPYKDQKIVEQINFMLENGLLAEGAKVVCETDKMFDLGEIEGLTCLKNQLYGNTRITIYKRERVADE, from the coding sequence ATGAGAATTGTAGCTGGAGAATACGGCGGTCGCCGTTTGAAAACATTATCGGGTGATAATACCCGACCAACCTCAGATAAAATAAAAGGCGCTATGTTTAATATGCTAGGTCAGTATTTTGACGGTGGCATTGTATTAGATTTATTTGCTGGCAGTGGTAATTTATCACTAGAGGCATTGTCACGTGGCTGTGATCATGCTTATTGTATCGATAAAAACTTTCAAGCTATCTCGATTATTAAAGAAAATGTTGGCTTAGTTAAAGCTGAAAAACACGTAACGATTATGAAAAAGTCTGCTGAAGCGGCCTTACAAGAGTTTGCGGCTAAGCAACAAGTGTTTGATTTAGTTTTTCTTGACCCGCCTTATAAAGATCAAAAGATTGTTGAACAAATCAACTTTATGTTGGAAAACGGACTATTAGCCGAAGGGGCTAAAGTTGTGTGTGAGACAGACAAAATGTTTGATTTAGGTGAGATTGAAGGGTTAACCTGTTTGAAAAATCAGTTATATGGGAATACTCGTATCACGATTTATAAGAGGGAGCGTGTTGCTGATGAATAA
- a CDS encoding YlbG family protein, with protein MLDEIQVNHLEEVNQVDGVTEAAVQETLPWKKRRSLTVWVYTMRPLRQLRKFGLVQHISKKMKYVVIYMDEVDIEKNSEAIEKLHFVRRVDKSYRPDVATTYSKTDVQDDGFEVEELGTTIKLAEPV; from the coding sequence ATGTTGGATGAAATTCAAGTGAATCATTTAGAGGAAGTAAATCAAGTTGATGGAGTAACCGAAGCTGCTGTGCAAGAGACCTTGCCGTGGAAAAAACGTCGTAGTTTAACGGTCTGGGTGTACACGATGCGTCCGCTAAGACAACTACGTAAATTTGGCTTAGTGCAACATATTTCTAAAAAAATGAAATATGTTGTCATTTACATGGACGAAGTGGATATCGAAAAAAATAGTGAAGCGATTGAAAAACTACATTTTGTACGCCGAGTGGATAAGTCTTATCGACCAGATGTTGCAACGACTTATAGTAAAACTGATGTACAAGATGATGGGTTTGAAGTCGAAGAATTAGGCACAACCATCAAGCTAGCAGAACCGGTCTAA
- a CDS encoding CAP-associated domain-containing protein — MKRIKDFLIAFLLFILISYAAPVFFPQTSSSVKNKEGSNEQIIDKEPTFIQGKLTAEGYSKWIGKTADKFREQFGEPGLKRAVSQTQEWWSYGEKSEDYYEVLVVNNIIESILIVGQNVETDGLHTGMRMDDLTMMTTIYSNFSFDYERENYIIELSEEDMNYQPLIAFDNGTFAMVHFSQVTGEVIAIRYLSALDLLTLMPYQLLSGNLLDVSDSLLNLAEINDQERAAHFVGLLNVLRQTHELSELSVDEELNQLAAKFAQQFLQHQDQILSEERYETMLEEQINHTYERAFYLDKDELSALEKLTESNKREELSPFIYMPNHDTSFVAIHGYGELAYILPLDDEAFNHIGVAFKDDFIVVLLKP; from the coding sequence ATGAAACGCATCAAAGATTTTTTAATCGCTTTTCTGTTGTTTATACTGATTAGCTATGCTGCACCTGTATTTTTCCCACAAACTTCTTCTTCCGTTAAAAATAAAGAAGGAAGCAACGAACAAATAATCGATAAAGAGCCAACGTTTATCCAAGGCAAGCTGACAGCAGAAGGCTATTCTAAATGGATAGGTAAAACCGCCGATAAGTTTCGTGAGCAATTTGGTGAACCTGGATTAAAACGTGCAGTGAGTCAGACTCAAGAGTGGTGGTCTTATGGAGAAAAGTCTGAGGATTACTATGAAGTACTTGTGGTGAATAATATTATCGAATCTATTCTGATTGTTGGTCAAAACGTCGAAACAGATGGTCTACATACGGGTATGAGGATGGATGATTTGACGATGATGACGACCATCTATTCGAATTTTAGTTTTGATTACGAACGTGAGAATTATATAATCGAATTAAGTGAAGAAGATATGAATTACCAACCGTTAATTGCTTTTGATAATGGTACTTTTGCAATGGTTCATTTTAGTCAAGTAACGGGTGAAGTGATTGCGATTCGTTATTTATCAGCTTTAGATTTGTTAACGTTGATGCCTTATCAGCTATTGTCCGGTAATTTATTAGATGTGAGTGATTCATTATTAAACTTAGCAGAAATAAACGATCAAGAGCGAGCGGCTCATTTTGTCGGATTACTAAATGTTTTGCGTCAAACGCATGAGCTAAGTGAATTATCGGTTGATGAAGAGCTAAATCAACTAGCTGCTAAATTCGCCCAACAATTTTTACAGCACCAGGATCAAATATTGAGTGAAGAACGTTATGAAACGATGCTTGAAGAACAAATTAACCATACGTATGAACGGGCCTTTTATTTAGATAAAGATGAACTCAGTGCTTTAGAAAAATTAACGGAAAGTAATAAGCGTGAAGAATTATCACCGTTTATTTATATGCCAAATCATGATACATCCTTTGTGGCGATACATGGTTACGGAGAACTGGCTTATATATTGCCATTAGATGATGAAGCATTTAATCATATCGGGGTGGCTTTTAAAGATGATTTTATCGTGGTATTATTAAAACCATAA
- a CDS encoding DUF1507 family protein yields the protein MTNENEHQLALSVLNNEANKIRTLINSQRNHLCISQCKAFEEVVDTQMYGFSRQIDFATKMNILNPEEGQLILADLERELNKVYVDVYETQKEMQE from the coding sequence ATGACTAATGAAAATGAACATCAATTAGCATTGTCTGTTTTGAATAATGAAGCCAATAAGATTAGAACATTAATTAATAGTCAACGTAATCACCTTTGTATCTCTCAGTGTAAGGCCTTTGAAGAGGTGGTAGATACACAAATGTATGGTTTTAGTCGTCAAATAGATTTTGCTACTAAAATGAATATATTAAACCCTGAAGAAGGACAATTAATTTTGGCAGATTTAGAGCGTGAATTAAATAAAGTCTATGTCGATGTCTATGAAACACAAAAGGAAATGCAAGAATAG